From a single Staphylococcus epidermidis genomic region:
- a CDS encoding amidase domain-containing protein, producing MKKNKFLVYLLSTALITPTFATQTAFAEDSSNKNTNSDKMEQHQSQKETSKQSEKDEFNNDDSKHDSDDKKSTSDSKDKDSNKPLSADSTHRNYKMKDDNLVDQLYDNFKSQSVDFSKYWEPNKYEDSFSLTSLIQNLFDFDSDITDYEQPQKTSHSSNDEKDQVDQADQAKQPSQHQEQSQSSAKQDQESSNDEKEKTTNHQADSDVSDLLGEMDKEDQEGENVDTNKNQSSSEQQQTQANDDSSERNKKYSSITDSALDSILDEYSQDAKKTEKDYNKSKNTSHTKTSQSDNADKNPQLPTDDELKHQSKPAQSFEDDIKRSNTRSTSLFQQLPELDNGDLSSDSFNVVDSQDTRDFIQSIAKDAHQIGKDQDIYASVMIAQAILESDSGKSSLAQSPNHNLFGIKGDYKGQSVTFNTLEADSSNHMFSIQAGFRKYPSTKQSLEDYADLIKHGIDGNPSIYKPTWKSEALSYKDATSHLSRSYATDPNYSKKLNSIIKHYHLTSFDKEKMPNMKKYNKSIGTDVSGNDFKPFTETSGTSPYPHGQCTWYVYHRMNQFDASISGDLGDAHNWNNRAESEGYTVTHTPKNHTAVVFEAGQLGADTQYGHVAFVEKVNDDGSIVISESNVKGLGVISFRTIDAEDAQDLDYIKGK from the coding sequence ATGAAGAAAAATAAATTTTTAGTATATTTACTATCGACGGCGCTTATCACGCCAACCTTCGCTACACAAACAGCTTTTGCTGAAGATTCATCTAATAAAAATACAAATTCAGATAAAATGGAACAACATCAATCACAAAAAGAAACATCAAAACAATCTGAAAAAGATGAATTTAACAACGATGATTCTAAACACGATTCTGATGATAAAAAAAGCACTTCTGACAGCAAGGACAAAGACTCTAATAAACCATTATCAGCTGACTCAACACATCGTAACTATAAAATGAAAGATGATAATTTAGTTGATCAACTTTATGATAATTTTAAGTCTCAGTCAGTAGATTTTTCTAAATACTGGGAACCGAATAAATACGAAGACAGTTTTAGTTTAACGTCACTCATACAAAATTTATTTGATTTTGATTCTGATATAACAGATTACGAACAGCCACAAAAGACAAGCCATTCTTCTAATGACGAAAAAGATCAAGTAGACCAAGCAGATCAGGCAAAACAACCATCACAACATCAAGAACAATCACAGTCGTCTGCTAAACAAGATCAAGAATCATCAAACGATGAAAAAGAAAAGACAACTAACCATCAAGCCGATTCTGACGTCAGTGATTTACTTGGAGAAATGGATAAAGAAGATCAAGAAGGCGAAAACGTAGATACAAACAAAAATCAATCTTCTTCTGAGCAACAACAAACTCAAGCGAATGATGATAGCTCAGAACGTAACAAGAAATATTCTAGTATTACAGATTCAGCATTAGACTCTATATTAGATGAATATAGTCAGGACGCTAAGAAAACAGAAAAAGATTACAATAAGAGCAAGAATACAAGTCACACTAAAACATCTCAAAGTGATAATGCCGACAAGAATCCACAATTACCAACAGATGATGAATTAAAACATCAATCAAAACCTGCACAATCATTTGAGGATGACATTAAACGCTCAAATACACGTTCAACAAGTCTTTTCCAACAACTACCTGAATTAGACAATGGTGACTTATCTTCTGATTCATTTAATGTTGTTGACAGTCAAGACACACGTGATTTCATTCAATCAATTGCTAAAGATGCGCATCAGATTGGAAAAGACCAAGATATATATGCATCAGTTATGATTGCTCAAGCTATTTTAGAATCTGACTCTGGAAAAAGTTCACTTGCACAATCACCAAATCATAACTTGTTTGGAATCAAAGGTGACTACAAAGGACAATCTGTAACTTTTAATACTTTAGAAGCTGATAGCAGTAATCATATGTTCAGTATCCAAGCAGGTTTCCGTAAATACCCAAGTACTAAACAATCTCTTGAAGATTATGCAGATTTAATCAAACATGGTATCGATGGTAATCCGTCAATTTATAAACCAACTTGGAAGAGTGAAGCTCTATCATATAAAGATGCTACTTCACATCTGTCACGCTCATACGCCACAGATCCTAATTATTCTAAAAAATTAAATAGTATTATTAAACATTATCATTTAACATCTTTTGACAAAGAAAAAATGCCTAACATGAAGAAATACAACAAATCAATAGGTACGGATGTCTCTGGTAATGACTTCAAACCATTTACTGAAACTTCCGGTACATCACCTTACCCACATGGCCAATGTACTTGGTATGTGTACCACCGTATGAATCAATTTGATGCATCCATTTCTGGTGACTTAGGTGATGCTCATAATTGGAATAATCGTGCTGAAAGTGAAGGCTATACGGTAACGCACACACCTAAAAATCATACTGCAGTTGTGTTTGAAGCTGGACAATTAGGTGCTGATACACAGTATGGTCATGTTGCTTTCGTTGAAAAAGTTAATGACGACGGTTCAATTGTTATTTCTGAATCAAATGTTAAAGGATTAGGTGTCATTTCATTCAGAACTATTGATGCAGAAGATGCTCAAGATTTAGATTACATTAAAGGTAAATAG
- a CDS encoding LPXTG cell wall anchor domain-containing protein, whose translation MKRTDKIGVYLKLSCSALLLSGSLVGYGFTKDAFADSESTSSNVENTSNSNSIADKIQQAKDDIKDLKELSDADIKSFEERLDKVDNQSSIDRIINDAKDKNNHLKSTDSSATSSKTEDDDTSEKDNDDMTKDLDKILSDLDSIAKNVDNRQQGENSASKPSDSTTDEKDDSNNKVHDTNASTRNATTDDSEESVIDKLDKIQQDFKSDSNNKLSEQSDQQASPSNKNENNKEESSTTTNQSDSDSKDDKSNDGRRSTLERIASDTDQIRDSKDQHVTDEKQDIQAITRSLQGSDKIEKALAKVQSDNQSLDSNYINNKLMNLRSLDTKVEDNNTLSDDKKQALKQEIDKTKQSIDRQRNIIIDQLNGASNKKQATEDILNSVFSKNEVEDIMKRIKTNGRSNEDIANQIAKQIDGLALTSSDDILKSMLDQSKDKESLIKQLLTTRLGNDEADRIAKKLLSQNLSNSQIVEQLKRHFNSQGTATADDILNGVINDAKDKRQAIETILQTRINKDKAKIIADVIARVQKDKSDIMDLIHSAIEGKANDLLDIEKRAKQAKKDLEYILDPIKNRPSLLDRINKGVGDSNSIFDRPSLLDKLHSRGSILDKLDHSAPENGLSLDNKGGLLSDLFDDDGNISLPATGEVIKQHWIPVAVVLMSLGGALIFMARRKKHQN comes from the coding sequence ATGAAGAGAACAGATAAAATTGGTGTCTACCTCAAGCTGTCATGTTCTGCGTTGTTACTTAGTGGTTCGCTGGTTGGTTATGGCTTCACAAAAGATGCTTTTGCAGATTCAGAAAGTACATCATCAAATGTTGAAAATACTTCTAATAGTAACTCCATCGCTGACAAAATCCAACAAGCTAAAGATGATATTAAAGATTTGAAAGAACTTTCTGACGCAGATATCAAAAGTTTTGAAGAACGTTTAGATAAAGTCGATAATCAATCAAGTATTGACCGTATTATAAATGATGCAAAAGATAAAAATAATCATTTAAAATCGACAGACTCTAGTGCCACATCATCAAAAACTGAAGATGACGATACATCTGAAAAAGATAATGATGATATGACTAAAGACTTAGATAAAATACTGTCGGATTTAGATTCAATTGCTAAAAATGTTGATAACCGTCAACAAGGTGAAAATAGTGCTTCTAAACCTAGTGACTCAACAACCGATGAAAAAGATGATTCAAATAATAAAGTACACGATACAAATGCTAGTACACGCAATGCAACTACTGATGATTCTGAAGAGTCGGTTATTGATAAATTAGATAAAATCCAACAAGATTTTAAGTCTGACTCTAATAATAAGCTTTCTGAACAAAGCGATCAGCAAGCATCACCATCTAATAAAAACGAAAATAACAAAGAAGAATCTAGTACGACAACAAATCAATCCGATAGTGATAGTAAAGACGATAAAAGTAATGATGGTCGTCGCTCAACATTAGAACGTATAGCATCAGATACTGATCAAATTAGGGATTCAAAAGATCAACATGTCACAGATGAAAAACAAGATATACAAGCAATTACACGTTCACTACAAGGTAGTGATAAGATTGAAAAAGCACTTGCTAAGGTACAATCTGACAATCAATCACTAGATTCTAATTATATAAATAATAAATTAATGAATTTAAGATCACTAGATACAAAAGTAGAGGATAATAACACTTTATCTGATGATAAGAAACAAGCGCTTAAACAAGAAATTGATAAGACTAAGCAAAGTATTGACCGACAAAGAAATATTATTATAGATCAACTCAATGGTGCTAGTAATAAAAAACAAGCAACCGAAGATATCTTAAATAGTGTTTTCAGCAAAAATGAAGTAGAAGACATAATGAAACGTATTAAAACAAATGGCCGAAGTAATGAAGATATTGCTAATCAAATTGCCAAGCAAATTGATGGTCTTGCATTAACTTCTAGTGATGATATTTTAAAATCAATGTTAGATCAATCTAAAGATAAAGAAAGTTTAATTAAACAATTGTTGACGACACGACTTGGTAATGATGAAGCAGATCGTATTGCTAAAAAATTGTTAAGCCAAAACTTGTCGAATTCTCAAATCGTAGAACAATTAAAACGTCATTTCAATAGTCAAGGAACAGCTACAGCTGATGATATATTGAATGGTGTGATTAATGATGCTAAAGACAAAAGACAAGCGATTGAAACAATATTACAAACCCGTATCAATAAAGACAAAGCTAAAATTATCGCTGATGTTATTGCGCGTGTACAAAAGGACAAATCAGATATCATGGATCTCATTCACTCTGCGATTGAAGGCAAGGCAAATGATTTATTAGATATAGAAAAACGAGCAAAACAAGCTAAGAAAGATTTAGAATATATTTTAGATCCTATAAAGAATAGACCATCCTTGTTAGATCGTATTAACAAAGGTGTCGGTGATTCTAATTCAATATTTGATAGACCAAGTTTACTTGATAAACTTCACTCAAGAGGATCTATTCTTGATAAATTAGATCATTCGGCACCGGAGAATGGATTATCTTTAGATAATAAAGGTGGCCTTTTAAGTGATCTATTTGACGACGATGGTAATATCTCATTACCAGCGACAGGTGAAGTCATCAAACAACATTGGATACCAGTGGCTGTTGTACTCATGTCATTAGGTGGAGCGCTCATCTTTATGGCGCGTAGAAAAAAACACCAAAATTAA
- a CDS encoding organic hydroperoxide resistance protein, with product MANSIYSTTMISNGGRDGRVFSPDNTFVQNLATPKEMGGQGGNDTNPEQLFAAGYSACFNSALSLILSQNKISDANPEVEITIELLKDDTDNGFKLGADIKVTLENMSQQDAEKFVEQAHQFCPYSKATRGNIDVQLDVTAQ from the coding sequence ATGGCAAATTCTATTTACTCAACTACAATGATTTCAAATGGTGGACGTGATGGTCGCGTTTTTAGTCCAGATAATACATTTGTTCAAAACCTTGCAACACCTAAGGAAATGGGTGGTCAAGGAGGCAACGATACTAATCCTGAACAATTATTTGCTGCTGGATATAGTGCATGCTTTAATAGCGCGCTATCATTAATCTTATCTCAAAATAAAATAAGTGATGCCAACCCAGAAGTTGAAATCACTATTGAATTACTTAAAGATGATACTGACAATGGTTTTAAACTTGGCGCAGATATTAAAGTCACACTTGAAAATATGTCCCAACAAGATGCTGAGAAATTTGTGGAGCAAGCACATCAATTCTGTCCATACTCAAAAGCGACACGTGGTAACATTGACGTTCAGTTAGATGTTACAGCGCAATAA